In a single window of the uncultured Pseudodesulfovibrio sp. genome:
- a CDS encoding DUF3431 domain-containing protein, whose amino-acid sequence MRDDIRVIIARYREDVSWADSLGCDHVVYDKGGDGGQNVRPLPNIGREAHTYFTHIVNEYDSLAPLNVFLQGDPFDHIDDRGRATVETLWKQLEDVADRGMPFKGLAWFKLKSDGLGRPHDLRKPENRGRWAGWGRDIPVGDIFERIFNAPMPREIICRAPTGNFCVTGERIRTRPRDFYSFCLRLIEADPHDENNTGHAFERLWQHIFNGNTAWNRDRYE is encoded by the coding sequence GTGCGTGACGACATCCGGGTGATCATAGCCAGATACAGAGAGGACGTGTCCTGGGCCGACTCTCTCGGGTGTGATCACGTGGTCTACGACAAAGGCGGCGATGGTGGACAAAATGTCCGTCCACTGCCGAATATCGGTCGTGAAGCCCACACGTATTTCACCCACATAGTCAACGAGTATGACTCGCTCGCTCCACTGAACGTCTTCCTGCAGGGCGACCCTTTTGATCACATCGATGATCGTGGCCGAGCCACGGTCGAAACCTTGTGGAAGCAGCTTGAAGATGTTGCGGATCGGGGCATGCCCTTCAAGGGATTGGCCTGGTTCAAGCTCAAGAGCGATGGTCTGGGCCGTCCGCACGACCTGCGCAAGCCCGAGAACCGTGGGCGTTGGGCCGGTTGGGGCCGAGACATTCCGGTGGGCGATATTTTCGAGCGCATCTTCAATGCGCCCATGCCTCGCGAGATCATCTGCCGCGCGCCAACCGGGAACTTCTGCGTTACCGGGGAGCGCATCCGCACACGTCCCAGGGATTTCTACTCATTCTGTCTGCGTCTTATCGAGGCCGACCCTCACGACGAGAACAACACGGGTCACGCCTTCGAGCGGCTCTGGCAGCATATATTCAACGGTAACACCGCCTGGAACCGCGACCGGTACGAGTAG
- a CDS encoding ABC transporter permease yields the protein MLPLNLTIAISSLSAHKLRAVLAMLGVFLGALAFTGVQHVSKIMVRQAELETEKLGPNLYAVLAGSIRFTRGGSIRMTGHSRTFVLADANALMDSVPSVLDGTPFVTATMAVRGNGNAVNAQIMACWPNYQEIRSFRPESGRFFNWKEVDERAKVCVLGRKIAERLFGKPEKAVGRDIYMFRASFKVLGVMEEKGRDVSGTDQDEVLLMPITTYMRRASNQRWISGVYLRLAKDAGLAMVNESVNAIMRERHKIDQGEDDDFSAMSAADAIKLQRQALELMTTLGAITSTISFAVGGMGILSIMILVVRSRRVEIGVRRAVGGRRRDIVRQFLFESGLMAAVGGGLGVTVTVLLVVIGCTVAKLPIIIDPSSLTTTLVGSCLLGVVAGAYPAWQAANIEILDVLKS from the coding sequence ATGCTGCCTCTGAACCTGACCATCGCCATCTCCTCGCTCTCAGCCCATAAGCTGCGGGCCGTGCTGGCCATGCTCGGGGTCTTTCTCGGCGCGCTTGCCTTCACCGGGGTGCAGCATGTCTCCAAGATCATGGTCCGCCAGGCTGAGCTGGAGACAGAAAAGCTCGGCCCCAACCTCTATGCCGTGCTGGCTGGGTCCATCCGCTTCACGCGTGGCGGTTCTATCCGCATGACCGGACATTCGCGTACCTTTGTACTGGCGGACGCCAATGCCCTGATGGACTCCGTGCCCTCGGTTCTGGACGGCACGCCCTTCGTTACTGCGACCATGGCCGTGCGAGGCAATGGCAACGCCGTTAACGCCCAGATCATGGCCTGCTGGCCAAACTATCAGGAAATACGCAGTTTCCGCCCGGAATCCGGTCGTTTCTTCAACTGGAAGGAAGTCGATGAGCGGGCCAAGGTCTGCGTGCTCGGGCGCAAGATCGCGGAGCGGCTGTTTGGCAAACCGGAAAAGGCCGTCGGTCGGGACATCTACATGTTCCGGGCCAGTTTCAAGGTCCTCGGGGTCATGGAGGAAAAGGGACGCGATGTTTCCGGCACGGACCAGGATGAAGTCCTGCTCATGCCGATCACGACCTATATGCGCCGGGCCAGCAATCAGCGTTGGATTTCCGGTGTCTATCTCCGTCTGGCCAAGGACGCGGGGTTGGCCATGGTCAACGAGTCCGTGAACGCGATCATGCGCGAGCGGCACAAGATCGACCAGGGCGAGGACGATGATTTCAGCGCCATGTCTGCGGCCGACGCCATCAAGCTGCAACGCCAGGCCCTGGAACTGATGACCACGTTGGGCGCCATCACCTCGACCATATCCTTTGCCGTGGGTGGGATGGGCATTCTGTCCATCATGATCCTGGTTGTCCGCTCCCGTCGGGTGGAGATCGGGGTGCGCCGCGCGGTGGGCGGACGCAGGCGCGACATCGTCCGCCAGTTCCTGTTCGAGTCCGGGCTCATGGCCGCTGTTGGCGGCGGGCTGGGCGTGACCGTGACGGTGCTTCTGGTCGTCATCGGCTGCACCGTGGCCAAGTTGCCGATCATCATCGACCCGTCCAGTCTGACAACCACCCTGGTGGGCTCCTGCCTTCTCGGCGTTGTGGCCGGTGCCTACCCTGCCTGGCAGGCCGCGAACATCGAAATCCTCGACGTGCTCAAGTCTTAG
- a CDS encoding LarC family nickel insertion protein, translated as MNTVYLDCSTGVSGDMLLSALSHALEEWRGSGSGFGFLEKELSRLGLDGFGLKWSDKSISGIKTKHVDVLQTREQPLRHYTDLCRIIEESGLGGRAKERSIEALRLLGLAEAKVHGVDLEQVHFHEIGAVDTLADICGSMLLLDALEAEKVVCSPVDLGSGFVQCAHGKMPVPAPACAELAKGLTTFGSDCGMERATPTGLTILRTVVDSFGSLPMGTLLGVGYGSGGRSSDEQPTYVRAMLLENVAEG; from the coding sequence ATGAACACAGTATACCTCGATTGTTCCACGGGCGTGAGCGGCGACATGCTGCTGTCTGCCCTGAGCCATGCCCTGGAAGAATGGCGCGGGTCCGGCAGCGGGTTTGGTTTTCTGGAAAAGGAACTGTCCCGCCTCGGCCTGGACGGCTTTGGCCTGAAATGGTCGGACAAGAGCATTTCTGGCATAAAGACCAAGCATGTGGATGTGCTTCAGACCCGGGAACAGCCCTTGCGCCATTACACGGACCTGTGCCGGATCATCGAAGAGAGCGGCCTGGGCGGCCGGGCCAAGGAACGCTCCATTGAGGCCCTTCGCCTGTTGGGCCTGGCCGAGGCCAAGGTTCATGGCGTGGATCTGGAGCAGGTTCACTTCCACGAGATCGGCGCTGTGGATACGCTTGCGGATATTTGCGGATCCATGCTCCTTCTGGATGCCTTGGAGGCCGAAAAGGTGGTCTGTAGCCCGGTGGATCTGGGGTCGGGATTCGTGCAGTGCGCTCACGGCAAAATGCCAGTTCCCGCGCCTGCTTGTGCCGAACTCGCCAAGGGGTTGACCACCTTTGGTTCCGACTGCGGCATGGAACGGGCAACCCCCACGGGGCTGACCATTCTGCGGACTGTTGTGGACAGCTTTGGTTCGCTTCCCATGGGAACCCTTCTCGGGGTGGGATACGGTTCGGGCGGACGCTCTTCCGACGAGCAGCCCACCTATGTTCGAGCCATGCTTTTGGAGAACGTTGCGGAAGGATAG
- the larB gene encoding nickel pincer cofactor biosynthesis protein LarB — translation MSLDHLLDEFEAGTISRDTLKKELLRQTFIETGSAKIDQFRELRTGGPEVIYCAGKTPDQVASIFDHLNRRNGRVLGTKADQAHFEAARKVADVRYDPVSRLLAIDGKPNVLAGKVAVVSAGTSDLPVAEEAAGTAEFLGSRVDRHFDCGVAGIHRLFSVMDNLNGASVIIAVAGMEGALPSVIGGMALPPIVAVPTSVGYGANFQGLSALLTMMNSCAPGIGVVNIDNGFGAGYLAHKINMLAVGEQNG, via the coding sequence ATGAGCCTGGACCATCTTCTGGATGAATTTGAAGCAGGGACCATATCACGAGATACATTAAAAAAGGAGCTGCTCCGGCAGACCTTTATCGAAACCGGCAGCGCCAAAATCGACCAGTTTCGCGAATTGCGCACCGGCGGACCCGAAGTGATTTACTGCGCGGGCAAAACGCCTGATCAGGTCGCTTCAATTTTTGATCATCTCAACCGGCGCAACGGGCGGGTTTTGGGAACCAAGGCCGATCAGGCTCACTTCGAGGCTGCGCGCAAGGTGGCCGACGTCCGATACGACCCAGTGTCCAGGCTGCTCGCCATCGACGGAAAGCCCAATGTTCTAGCCGGCAAGGTGGCGGTGGTCTCAGCCGGAACCTCTGATTTGCCTGTGGCCGAAGAAGCCGCGGGGACTGCGGAGTTTCTGGGCAGCCGGGTGGACAGGCATTTCGATTGCGGGGTTGCGGGTATCCATCGGCTTTTTTCGGTCATGGACAATCTCAACGGCGCTTCCGTGATCATCGCCGTGGCGGGGATGGAAGGCGCCCTGCCCTCCGTCATCGGCGGCATGGCCCTGCCGCCCATCGTGGCCGTTCCCACCAGCGTGGGATACGGGGCCAACTTTCAGGGGTTGTCCGCCCTGCTGACCATGATGAATTCGTGCGCACCCGGCATCGGTGTGGTGAACATCGACAACGGCTTTGGCGCAGGCTATCTCGCACATAAAATCAATATGTTGGCCGTGGGCGAACAGAACGGATAA
- the larE gene encoding ATP-dependent sacrificial sulfur transferase LarE: protein MSIEQLAKHIAERAGDNACAAVALSGGVDSGLVAAAAKLALGSNVVACTVVTEMTQERDKERAIEVAERIGIEHRILNVSALSVPEVRRNLEDRCYYCKSLVFRTMRESVGDDCLLLDGTNAEDSPERPGLKAIKEFKVLSPLADLGLGKSNVRALAFDAGLPNWETPSESCLATRIPTGVELSSEGLNRVAIMETFLHSLGLSTVRVRPDNLMATVEFLPQYSEIITENRDKIVALAKKIGLQSCTFKEWVE from the coding sequence ATGAGCATTGAACAACTTGCAAAGCATATAGCCGAGCGTGCGGGCGATAACGCCTGTGCAGCGGTAGCCCTTTCCGGCGGTGTCGACAGCGGCCTTGTTGCCGCCGCGGCCAAGCTTGCCCTCGGGTCCAATGTCGTGGCCTGCACCGTGGTCACCGAGATGACCCAGGAGCGCGATAAGGAACGAGCCATAGAGGTGGCGGAACGTATCGGGATCGAGCATCGGATTCTCAACGTCTCGGCCCTGTCCGTACCCGAGGTCCGGCGCAACCTTGAAGATCGTTGTTATTACTGCAAAAGCCTGGTTTTCCGAACCATGCGCGAGTCTGTCGGGGACGATTGCCTGCTGTTGGACGGAACCAACGCGGAGGACTCCCCCGAACGTCCGGGCCTCAAGGCTATCAAGGAGTTCAAGGTGCTGTCCCCCCTGGCCGATCTTGGTCTGGGCAAGTCGAATGTCCGTGCTCTGGCCTTTGACGCAGGGTTGCCCAATTGGGAAACTCCCTCCGAGAGCTGTCTGGCCACACGTATCCCTACCGGAGTCGAACTGTCCTCCGAGGGGTTGAACCGGGTCGCGATCATGGAGACATTTCTCCATTCCCTCGGTTTGTCCACGGTCCGCGTCCGGCCTGATAATCTGATGGCAACCGTGGAGTTTCTCCCTCAGTATTCTGAAATAATAACCGAAAATCGTGATAAGATCGTGGCGCTTGCTAAAAAGATCGGGCTTCAATCATGCACCTTCAAGGAGTGGGTTGAATGA